TTTCAAACTGATGAAAAAGACTATGAGATCAAACTTTAGGTGAAGATGTCGAGCTTGATGAAGCATGAAAAACGTAAAGCTAACCCATAGCCACTTTTTTTCCAAACGAAAAGAATATCAATTTTAATATGTTTTGTGTATTTAAGTTACATTCGCTTAGTGGAGAGATAGACAACGTTAATATTGTTATAGTAGACGATAAAGGCATAAAGTAAGTAACACGTGTTcataaaagattttcatttattagtataagAAGATATCATAATATATTCGAATTCAATGTAAATAAACCTGTGCGGGATTGATTTCGTGTCATCAACAGTGCATCACTAACAACATATCCGTCCAGGAAAAGAAATTATAACTATATTGATTATcataagagttaaatgtcattttagtctatgtggtttgggccattttgttagtttagtccaaaggttttattttcacttgtgggttcaaaaaggtttcaccgttcccattttagtccactaggttaacttcattcattttttaagttaacgagaagggcaattccgtcattttatatgaccgaattgcccttctcgttaacagagttacatataaaatgaccgaattgcccttctcgttaacagaaaaaatgaatgaagtttagagactaaaatgacaaccaTGAAACCTTTTGGAGCCATAgacgaaaaataaaacctttggactaaactggcaaaatgaccgaaaccacagggactaaaatggcatttaactcttatcATAAAAGAAACAGAGATACAAGAGATATGCTTTGAGAAACAACCAAAAGATATAAATGTTCAAGCACCAAGTATAATTGAACAGTAACAACAAAACAAAGCAAGAAAAAGTACACTATTTATTTCATAGTCCCTGTTAATCAACTTTCAGACATGGAACAGATAACCCAACCCATATGCAGAAACACAAACCCAATCCAAATCCAAATCAAACCAAAACCCGAGATTTGACTTCCTTCCAGATCTTAACCCATTCGACCATATTGCCAGCCGCATTAGCAAGCTCCGGATGCGACGACCCCATCCCCTTCTTTATAGCAACCGCCATTTCCAACACACAAGCCTCAGCCGTAACCGCGTCTTGAGACAACTTCAACGTCTGGAAAAACGGAATCAATTCCTCCATCAACTTAACCCCTTCCCATTCTTTCTTCAAACTATCGATCGCGCTTCCTCTTTCGTTCCTCCAAACATACGGGATCCCCGTTTTCACACCCAACTGCAAGTGATCACACACCACTTTCACCACAAGCCCACACCACACATCTTCCATCGTCTCCCACCTAAACTTCCCTTCTTTCGCAAGCTTCAATGCTGGCAAAATCGCAGGACCCACAACCTCACGGTCAAACGCTATGTTGATACCGCTCATCGGCATCAATGAGTTCTTTGGTACAGTTAACACCGCATCAACGTATCGCGAGTTTCTCAGTTCGGGTTTTAAAGATTGAGTCGGTGCATCAAAGTCAGCTAAATTAAGCCAGAGTCCACACGACAGAACGCAAGGGACCCCGCTGCGTAAACTAAACGGGTACCCACGAACAAAATCGGATCCTTTCCTATACGGGTCGTAAAGTGTGTTGAAAAAGAGGGGAGTCGCGGGTGTTTTAAGGTTGGTGATGTGTTGTGTGACTATATCTACTACATCGCCATTGTTGTCTTTAGCTGGACTGCAGTCGTCGTCAATCGATACTATATACTTTCTCTTGGATATAAGATAGCCGAAATAGCGACACGCGTATCCAGAAAACATCGAAGCATTAGACGGAGATACTAACTTGTCTATGTCTGTTTTGGTGTAGGCATCGAAGTCAAAGCCTTTCGGGATTTTGAGTTCATCTTTGAGGTCAGGATCTTGCACAATTATCAAATGGAATCGAGAAAATATGGGCCTCCATTCTTCCAAGAAAGACGTAAGGTCTGAACGGAAAGCGGCAATCACGATATCGACCTCGTTTCTATCAATGGTTACTTGAGACATGTTGTGATATATCCAGGAAGAGATGATTGAATCAAAAATCAAATACGGTTCTTTTTTTCGTGCACTTGGATATTAATCAAGTCAAAGAAGAAGGTCAAACAGCGTTCAGATTTAGAACTTGTCCGAGCATCCTGTCATACATGTTTCAAATGTTAAAAAGAGTAACTATCTCTTACAAGGTAGCAAAGTGGATTAAAGTACAACTTACTAGTGGGGAGAACAGGGGTCGTAACAAGCTGGATATTAAGCGCTTGGATCATAGAAATAATTTCGTCCTTCCCGGTTGCAATAAAGATCTTCAAAATCCTCTCGGTCAGTTTCCCAGCCTTGAGGGTTCTCTGGCAAATAATAAGTTTAACGCTACATAAGTTATATATCTttcaagaagaaaagataaaACTTCCAGCGTACAGTTCCATCTGTATCACACTTTAAATGTCAGTTGAAAACAGGAGCGTCGATAAGTAAacatttagagttaaatgccattttagtccctgtggtttgagccattttgccagtttagtccaaaggtttcatttttaacctgtgggtccaaaaaggttaacttcatccattttttatgttaacgagaaggccaatttggtcattttgtatgtaattctgttaactaaaagggcaattcagccatataaaatgaccgaattggccttctcgttaactataaaaaacggatgaagttaacccagtggactaaaatggcaactgtgaaacctttttggacccacaggttaaaaatgaaacctttggactaaactggcaaaatggcccaaaccacagggactaaaatggcatttaactcttattgGAAAGTTTTTGTGTATGTTTAATCACCATTAAAATTCAGTCAACCAGATTCTTAAATACCGTCTTTATTGAAGGTATACTTGATCATGGAGCGGATGAGAATTATAATTGTCTCAGATCACAACCGAAATATTATTCACGAGCCAACAGTAGTGGCATTCAAATGTAAATAATTGTTGTTAACGTGTTCATAAAAAAAAGTCAACCAATGTAATCCCGTTAAAGAGTCATAGTCAAGGtatcaaaataaacaaaaacacaTACACATAAACATACACAGTCACCAACCCAAAATCAGAATACGGAAGGGGGGTTAAGAATTTAATCAGATTTAGAGAATCAAGTATCAATACATGTAAAATCATCTGTCCATCTCTAAGTTCATGCAAcagattatataaatataatcaCCTAACTAATTATCTGCTTCTGATTCTAATTCTAGGTCTTCAAATTGTAATTATTATTTTGAAATCACAGATAAATGCCCCTAGTTTTATGATCAATTCTTAACTCATAAAACACAGTGCTTCCCTTTGTTTTCTATTTATTTTTCCTAATTTAACTTCGCCTCAAATTTAACATCCACCATGTCTATACTTTTACTTTACATCCTCTACTCATCAAAAACCCTACAATTTACATGGATAAACACAATACCCAAAATAACAGTCATACAAACAAACACTAACTAACAATCCGTGTTCAAATATTAGATTCAAGATCAATTCATCTCCATTCTCGATTCACACAACAGAAATCCTCCTTTTATCCATATTTTCTGATCAACTTTAATCTAAACCAACaatctatgcagttaatatcggtgatatattggTTATATCAGTCATATCTGTcccttagtaaaatatcggtgtcaaataccggtcaaaatatcggtaccgatattatcggcgatattgactgcgatatttgaccgatatatcaccgatatctgaccgatataaccgatatatcactgaattattggtgttaaattgctatatatataaattctgcattatattaaaattactgatatcccaccgatatctcaccgagataacctatatttcaaatatcggtccttgaccgatatccgatattttaccacATTAACTGCATAGCCAACAATCCGACACTTCATAACAAAAAAACAGATCAGAATAACGAGCATAGCAAAATTCAGAGAATACATGATCCCAACTAAACAATTAACTTGATCAGAACTCATAAGCAATATTAGGCGATGACTAAGAATATCAAAAACCTAGAATCATATCGTATGAAAAGAACTACAGACAGAATTATACAAAAAAGAGAACGATGAGAATATGTTCATGAAGAAAAGAGAGATCCGAGATGTTGTGGAGGTGCAACAAGCATACAAACATTTAAAGAAAGGATGGTTAGATAATTAGCAACCATCTTAGTGCCATCAGATCACACTAAGATAAAGGAGCGGATGAAAAGGAAGGGATTCACGCTCACGGAGAGTACATAATTGCCTCGGATCTCAACCGTCCGATGAAATATGATCCAAAGGACAAAAGGTTAACTGTTTCTTTTAAATCTCCCACAAAGCAATACATACCAACATGCCAAGCTTATCAAATAGTCAATCAACAAAGTCAATGCACATGCACCAACCAAAACTCTAAATTCGTATAAGACAGGGATTGTTAGGATACATGTTTAAACTGATGATATAATCAAGTGTTAAGGAAAAAATTTCCATAATTATGTTATGATTCTAATCAAATTTGGACAATCAAATTTCAATAAAATATAAAATCATCCATCCATATCTGAGTTTATGCACCAAAttatctgattctggttcttcaaaTCGCAATTATCACTTTAAAAACAAAGATAGGATCATAGGAATGCCCCTAGTTTTATGATCAATTCTCAAATCATAAAACACAATGCTTCCCTCTGTTTTCTATTTATTTTTCCTACTTCACCTTACACTTACCTCTACTCATTAGAAacctatgtagttaatatcccgatatatcaGTAATATATCGGTTTTCGGTCCTCTGCCAAGATATCAGTGCaaaatatcggtcagaatatcgGGACTGATAATATCGGCGATACTGACCGATATTGGACCAATATTTGAACGATGTATCACCGATTTTCCCTATATCAATACCTTTCTTCTTTTTTCTACCATTTGTCCTTCtttgctattagtgttttaagtcttaattgttagttgttagtgttttaagtattagtcagttcctacttgctacaattgttagtgttttgcaagttgtaaaaggttaatttattaatggtaggagagtatactaaTTGTTAATGTTAagttgctatatatataaatttaacatgatattaaaattaccataTCTCACCAATATCCCACCACGATAActgatatctcaaatatcggtccttgaccgatatccgatattttaccgcattaactacttagtCAGAAACCCTACAATTTGTTGCATAGACACAATCCCCAATCCACATAGGCCCATAATAACAATCACGCAAACAAACACTAATTCAAAACCCATCAATTCATCTCCATTCTcgattcacacaacacaaaatccTCCCTCTATTATCCATATTTTCCGAATCAATTTCAATTAAAACTAACAATCCGACACTTcataacaaaaaacaaaaaaaaaacagatcAGTACAACATAACAATACAAGAAATCAAATTCAGAGAAAACAAGATAAAACCTAATCAGTTAACTTAATCAGAACTCAGATGCAATAATATCAGGTGATGAGTAAAAAATCGGAAAACCTACAATCAAAttatttgaaaagaaaaagaggaATGAATAAGTTACACCTTTTAAAAAGAAACGGTAAAACTTCCAGGGTACAGTTCCTGAGTTCCGTCAATGTAATACTTTAAAAGTCAGTTGAAAACAGTAGCATTGACAAGTAAACATTTATTTCTTGGAAAGTTTTTGTATATGTTTAATCACCATTAAAAATTGATGGTGGTGTTTCAGTCAACCAGTTTTTTAAATATCGTATTTATCGGAAGGTATACTTGACAAACAGTTAAACAATGTTTATTAActtatgtttgaaaacaaaagcTAATTTTGTACATAAGATAATTTAAAGACAATGAAACGGGTCGATACCACAAAGTAAAATGATGATGTTTGTAGCAACAAGCATACAAACATTCTACTATCAGATTGACTTGGGGTAGattcatagttgttaatagcggctatagcgaccgctatagcgcgctatgtagccATACGACCAAGTGTCGCTATATGGGTCTTAGCGATCAATAGCGAACTTAGCGACAgttaggtgtttttttttttgacgtTAATATCAATTAGattagctataaaatagctggatttataggtttttgttaaatatacatgtaaaatagcatatatacaagggtattttgatgtaatatacatataaaaattttcaaaattctttttctagtgtaatcgcAATTTATAAAATAGCCATCGCTATTCGCTACGTAG
The Helianthus annuus cultivar XRQ/B chromosome 6, HanXRQr2.0-SUNRISE, whole genome shotgun sequence genome window above contains:
- the LOC110890013 gene encoding probable UDP-arabinopyranose mutase 5, whose amino-acid sequence is MSQVTIDRNEVDIVIAAFRSDLTSFLEEWRPIFSRFHLIIVQDPDLKDELKIPKGFDFDAYTKTDIDKLVSPSNASMFSGYACRYFGYLISKRKYIVSIDDDCSPAKDNNGDVVDIVTQHITNLKTPATPLFFNTLYDPYRKGSDFVRGYPFSLRSGVPCVLSCGLWLNLADFDAPTQSLKPELRNSRYVDAVLTVPKNSLMPMSGINIAFDREVVGPAILPALKLAKEGKFRWETMEDVWCGLVVKVVCDHLQLGVKTGIPYVWRNERGSAIDSLKKEWEGVKLMEELIPFFQTLKLSQDAVTAEACVLEMAVAIKKGMGSSHPELANAAGNMVEWVKIWKEVKSRVLV